The following proteins are encoded in a genomic region of Cyclonatronum proteinivorum:
- a CDS encoding tetratricopeptide repeat protein: MKFPALFFAFSLVPLVLMAPADSALAQRTPAVAPVVTDSAAVQQQNESEGRRLFVRGITEFEFENYEEAAALLVQAREKLGPAPALDYAIAQSMVEIGNMIDALYYAESAVELAPDNKWYRMTLAEIYQENGRLADSVAQLEIILETSPSDIDVLYSIAQLYMMEGELVPANETLDRIMQITGPEMQLLYQKYRNYVVMGDRESAMDQLERMLELEPDNVAAMQILSQIYIEEAQFSRALELMEQAQVLDPANEETLITLTDLYIREERWDEAGALLVRMIQNPGIETMVKAELVQYLLGQADRDPENESLMEAAGTLVQTFVAHDPELGMAHALAAEYYNMTGDDDRLLESLTRTNELLPENEPAWRQRLQILLSNDRFDEVIVVAQQADEVIPDDAFVLFFKGLAHLLQQSYEEASTILERAAAAPATRPFRSIVYGSLGDALSSMDQHARSDEAYEQSLRLDPDNHTALNNFAYSLSLRQLRLDEALEMSQRAVEAEPDNAAFLDTLGWVYFKLGEYQNAKTYIRASIDTGDASAVVLEHMGDVYEKLEDPANARYWWQKAFDKDETKEHLLEKLDS, encoded by the coding sequence ATGAAATTTCCCGCTTTATTTTTCGCCTTCTCCCTTGTTCCGCTCGTTTTGATGGCTCCGGCTGATTCCGCCCTTGCACAGCGGACGCCGGCCGTTGCGCCGGTTGTGACCGATTCCGCGGCGGTACAGCAACAGAATGAATCCGAAGGCCGCCGGCTTTTTGTGCGGGGGATCACCGAGTTCGAGTTTGAAAACTATGAAGAAGCTGCCGCCCTGCTGGTTCAGGCCCGCGAAAAGCTGGGTCCCGCGCCCGCGCTTGACTACGCCATCGCGCAGAGCATGGTCGAAATCGGCAATATGATCGACGCGCTCTACTACGCCGAAAGCGCGGTGGAACTGGCCCCGGATAACAAATGGTACCGCATGACCCTGGCAGAAATTTATCAGGAAAACGGGCGCCTTGCAGACAGCGTAGCGCAGCTGGAAATTATTCTGGAGACTTCGCCTTCAGATATTGACGTGCTGTACAGTATCGCACAACTATATATGATGGAAGGCGAGCTGGTGCCGGCCAACGAGACCCTGGACCGCATTATGCAGATTACGGGGCCGGAAATGCAGCTGCTCTATCAGAAGTACCGCAACTATGTGGTGATGGGCGACCGTGAATCTGCGATGGATCAGCTGGAGCGCATGCTTGAGCTGGAGCCGGACAATGTGGCGGCCATGCAGATTTTGTCGCAGATTTATATTGAAGAAGCACAGTTCAGCCGGGCGCTCGAGCTGATGGAACAGGCACAGGTGCTGGATCCGGCCAACGAAGAGACGCTGATCACCCTCACCGATTTGTACATCCGCGAAGAGCGGTGGGATGAAGCCGGGGCGCTGCTGGTGCGCATGATTCAAAACCCCGGCATTGAAACCATGGTGAAGGCTGAGCTGGTGCAGTACCTGCTCGGGCAGGCCGACCGCGACCCTGAGAATGAATCTTTGATGGAAGCCGCCGGAACCCTGGTGCAGACTTTTGTAGCACACGATCCCGAACTGGGGATGGCACATGCGCTGGCAGCCGAGTACTACAATATGACGGGGGATGACGACCGGCTGCTCGAAAGCCTGACCCGCACCAACGAGCTGCTGCCCGAAAACGAACCTGCCTGGCGTCAGCGTCTGCAGATACTGCTTTCCAACGACCGTTTTGATGAAGTCATCGTCGTAGCGCAGCAAGCCGACGAAGTGATACCCGACGACGCTTTTGTGCTGTTTTTCAAGGGCCTGGCTCACTTGTTGCAGCAATCGTATGAAGAAGCAAGCACCATTTTGGAACGGGCGGCAGCGGCTCCGGCAACCCGGCCTTTCCGCTCGATTGTGTACGGCAGCCTGGGCGACGCCCTCTCCTCCATGGATCAGCATGCCCGCTCCGACGAAGCCTACGAGCAATCGCTACGGCTTGACCCGGACAATCATACGGCCCTTAATAATTTTGCCTACAGCCTTTCACTGCGACAGCTGCGACTTGATGAAGCCCTTGAGATGTCGCAAAGAGCTGTAGAAGCCGAACCGGACAATGCTGCTTTCTTAGATACGCTGGGCTGGGTTTATTTCAAGCTGGGTGAGTATCAGAATGCCAAAACGTACATCCGGGCGTCGATTGATACCGGAGACGCAAGCGCGGTTGTGCTGGAGCACATGGGCGATGTGTACGAAAAACTCGAAGATCCCGCGAATGCCCGCTACTGGTGGCAGAAGGCCTTCGACAAAGATGAAACCAAAGAGCATTTGCTTGAAAAACTTGATTCCTGA
- a CDS encoding DUF4292 domain-containing protein produces the protein MKNLIPDFRAHPGLHRAIWLIGVTLLAGLAACSPRMAPPELPSDFSRSTVSADSLLPLLQTDFAAIEALSGRASARISQPGQQDQATVHFTSSRNESLLTLRNNLGIEGGRIYTDTDSVTLYDRIERTAWRMSAEQARLALLQGFTAFNLLEFLLPELTPDQITGVYESTSEWVLRMADERYFLFDKNSLYLTRLIKPASSPLAYSQFSFSHHASIEGFTLPRRIEILSEDGKARIFLLIQALELNPPNPSFDIGLPADLPLERR, from the coding sequence TTGAAAAACTTGATTCCTGACTTTCGGGCTCATCCCGGCCTTCACCGGGCAATTTGGCTTATTGGGGTCACGCTGCTTGCCGGGCTTGCCGCCTGCTCGCCGCGTATGGCGCCGCCGGAACTGCCTTCAGACTTCAGCCGCAGCACCGTTTCCGCGGATTCGCTGCTGCCCCTGCTCCAAACCGATTTTGCGGCCATTGAAGCCCTGAGCGGCAGGGCGAGCGCACGCATTAGTCAGCCCGGTCAGCAAGATCAGGCAACGGTGCACTTCACGAGTAGCCGAAACGAGAGCCTGCTTACCCTGCGCAACAACCTCGGCATTGAAGGCGGACGCATTTACACAGATACCGATTCCGTAACCCTGTACGACCGGATCGAGCGCACCGCCTGGCGCATGAGCGCAGAACAGGCCCGCTTAGCCCTGCTGCAGGGTTTCACGGCCTTCAACCTGCTGGAGTTTCTGCTGCCTGAGCTGACGCCTGATCAGATCACCGGCGTGTACGAAAGCACCTCGGAATGGGTGCTGCGTATGGCAGACGAGCGGTATTTTTTGTTCGATAAGAACAGCCTGTACCTCACCCGGCTGATTAAACCTGCGAGCTCCCCGCTTGCCTACAGTCAGTTTTCGTTTTCCCATCACGCTTCCATCGAAGGCTTCACGCTGCCGCGACGAATCGAAATCCTGAGTGAAGATGGCAAAGCCCGGATTTTTTTACTGATTCAGGCGCTTGAACTTAACCCGCCCAACCCTTCCTTCGATATCGGCCTGCCGGCTGACCTCCCTTTGGAAAGACGCTGA